A genome region from Thermoanaerobacterium xylanolyticum LX-11 includes the following:
- the pstB gene encoding phosphate ABC transporter ATP-binding protein PstB yields MKKIEVRDLDLFYGQMQALKKINIDVEENSVMALIGPSGCGKSTFLRTLNRMNDLIDGVTIKGTVMIDNQNIYKDVDAIELRKRVGMVFQKPNPFPMTIYDNIAYGPRIHGQKNKKILNEIVEKSLKDAALWDEVKDRLNDSALGLSGGQQQRLCIARTLAIEPEIILMDEPTSALDPISTMKIEELIDQLKNKYTIVIVTHNMQQAGRVSDSTSFFLNGEIIETGKTEDIFYNPRDKRTEDYITGRFG; encoded by the coding sequence ATGAAAAAAATTGAAGTAAGGGATCTTGATTTGTTTTATGGTCAGATGCAGGCTCTTAAAAAGATAAATATCGATGTAGAAGAAAACAGCGTTATGGCTTTGATTGGTCCATCTGGCTGTGGGAAGTCTACTTTTTTAAGGACATTGAACAGGATGAATGACCTTATAGATGGTGTGACTATTAAAGGAACTGTCATGATAGACAATCAAAATATATACAAAGATGTTGATGCGATAGAGCTTAGAAAAAGGGTAGGGATGGTGTTTCAGAAGCCAAATCCTTTTCCAATGACCATATACGATAATATAGCATATGGTCCGCGAATACACGGACAGAAAAATAAGAAAATATTAAATGAGATAGTTGAAAAAAGTTTAAAAGATGCAGCCCTTTGGGATGAAGTAAAGGATAGGCTTAATGATTCTGCATTAGGCTTATCAGGTGGTCAGCAGCAGAGATTGTGCATAGCAAGGACATTAGCTATTGAGCCAGAGATAATATTGATGGATGAGCCAACATCTGCTCTCGATCCGATTTCAACCATGAAGATAGAAGAATTAATCGACCAATTGAAGAATAAATATACTATAGTTATAGTGACACACAATATGCAGCAGGCTGGAAGGGTATCTGACTCAACTTCATTTTTCTTAAATGGCGAGATAATCGAGACAGGAAAAACTGAGGATATATTTTATAATCCACGTGACAAGCGCACAGAGGATTATATAACAGGAAGATTTGGTTAA
- a CDS encoding DUF1614 domain-containing protein, with protein MPLAYIILSITGLFVLFGFAHRVLDRMKMTDTWALIIIMGMIVGTFLPDIPLGKKISINIGGAVIPAAVAVYLFIRAERGVERINAIVSSILAGTAVYLAGKLLPSEPEAMFIEPNYVYGIISGLIAYLFGKSRRCAFIAGVMGVILSDLAEGITNIILARPGTISVGGAGAFDTVVISMIVAVFFSEILGETREKIQGGTSKKGTEPHLTSSLLSEDDIEAIREKYRKKDSDDSDEK; from the coding sequence ATGCCACTTGCTTACATAATATTATCCATAACAGGCCTATTTGTTCTGTTTGGATTTGCTCATAGAGTCTTAGACAGGATGAAAATGACAGATACATGGGCTCTTATAATAATAATGGGTATGATTGTTGGTACATTTTTGCCAGATATACCGCTGGGGAAAAAAATATCTATAAACATAGGAGGTGCTGTGATACCGGCAGCCGTTGCAGTCTATTTATTCATTAGAGCGGAAAGAGGCGTTGAGAGGATAAACGCTATAGTGTCATCTATATTGGCAGGAACTGCTGTTTACTTGGCTGGAAAGTTACTGCCAAGTGAACCAGAAGCTATGTTCATAGAGCCTAACTATGTTTATGGCATTATCAGTGGTTTGATCGCTTATTTGTTTGGCAAATCAAGAAGGTGTGCTTTTATCGCCGGTGTTATGGGAGTCATTTTAAGCGACTTGGCAGAAGGTATTACAAATATAATTTTAGCAAGACCGGGTACGATTTCTGTAGGAGGGGCAGGTGCATTTGATACTGTAGTCATATCAATGATAGTAGCCGTATTTTTCTCTGAGATACTTGGTGAAACAAGAGAAAAAATACAAGGAGGTACATCAAAAAAGGGTACAGAACCGCATTTAACCAGCAGCCTTTTAAGCGAGGACGATATTGAAGCTATTAGAGAAAAATATCGCAAAAAGGACAGTGATGATTCAGATGAGAAATAA
- the pstC gene encoding phosphate ABC transporter permease subunit PstC — protein MSEKYDKRRKVFDKIGKTYAFICAFLLIVITVSIFYFVATKGLSTFIVDKRSVSEFLFGTTWKPYRPNSQGGPAVGSLQFILGSVFVSVFAILISTPLSISAAIFMVEIAKKLGKNLLQPAMEIFVGIPSVVYGWIGLTVLVPFISKHIGGLGFSLLAGILVLTIMVLPTITSVSTDAIKSLPWEIREASYALGATRWQTIRRVILPAAKSGILTAVVLGLARAFGEALAVQMVIGNSPAIPLSFLQPMSTITSIITMDMANTVTGSTWNNALWSLALLLLLISFGFILIIRLVGRRSMYK, from the coding sequence ATGTCTGAAAAGTATGACAAAAGACGAAAGGTTTTTGACAAGATTGGAAAAACGTATGCTTTTATTTGTGCTTTTTTATTGATAGTCATCACTGTTTCTATTTTTTACTTTGTTGCAACAAAAGGGCTTTCAACGTTTATTGTTGATAAACGTTCTGTAAGCGAATTTCTTTTTGGAACCACATGGAAACCTTATAGACCTAATAGTCAAGGAGGGCCTGCTGTAGGTTCACTTCAGTTTATACTGGGCTCGGTATTTGTTTCAGTTTTTGCCATTTTGATAAGCACACCTCTTAGCATATCAGCAGCTATCTTTATGGTTGAAATAGCAAAAAAACTTGGAAAAAACTTATTGCAACCTGCGATGGAGATATTCGTTGGCATCCCTTCTGTCGTATACGGTTGGATTGGACTTACCGTTTTAGTTCCCTTCATAAGTAAGCACATTGGCGGGTTAGGTTTTAGCCTGCTTGCTGGTATTTTAGTATTGACGATAATGGTACTTCCGACGATAACAAGCGTCAGTACGGATGCTATTAAGTCATTGCCTTGGGAGATACGGGAAGCTTCTTATGCGCTTGGAGCCACGAGATGGCAGACGATTAGAAGGGTAATATTGCCTGCTGCAAAGTCAGGCATACTTACAGCAGTTGTATTAGGATTAGCTCGTGCTTTTGGCGAGGCTTTGGCAGTTCAAATGGTTATCGGAAACAGCCCAGCGATTCCTTTGTCGTTCTTGCAGCCTATGTCCACGATTACATCTATTATCACTATGGATATGGCAAATACGGTGACAGGTTCAACTTGGAATAATGCTCTTTGGTCCTTGGCATTATTGTTGCTGCTAATATCGTTTGGATTTATTCTCATAATAAGGCTTGTTGGCAGGAGGAGCATGTACAAATGA
- the spoIIP gene encoding stage II sporulation protein P, producing the protein MIQMRNKKAIALMLLIVFVSFSFVKINADNWSGKDGGYYTVYLNKTNNVLFRISWDLKVNDMYLSHDNKMYKIIKVDEKNDKAYATYLKTVKLPDVNIEEVSQAMAQKTGERKIAMYSTHSDESYIPTDGTASIYGHGGIYKVDASLSNALSKKGIKTFVDETLYLPHDAMAYRRSRVGALKILKNDRPDLLLDIHRDAAPYQDYIRKIAGTNATGVRLVLGRTNANLKANQDLAFRIKAIADKEYPNLIKDIFYGSGDYNQDLTPNSLLLEFGTDTHTRQRAEESAKFMADVLTKAVYGADEKKQVGTLTNTQKGTTSQNNSAGWGIWILIGVAVFSIVGFMFLSTGGREMMSKIKDYTKKEFSSFLGIFNRDKK; encoded by the coding sequence ATGATTCAGATGAGAAATAAAAAAGCGATTGCGTTAATGCTATTGATTGTATTCGTGTCTTTTTCATTTGTAAAAATAAATGCCGATAATTGGAGCGGTAAAGACGGTGGATACTATACGGTATATCTGAACAAGACGAATAATGTGCTTTTTAGGATTTCTTGGGACTTAAAGGTAAATGATATGTATTTATCACATGACAATAAAATGTACAAGATAATAAAAGTCGATGAAAAAAATGACAAAGCTTATGCGACGTATTTAAAGACGGTAAAGCTTCCGGATGTCAACATAGAAGAAGTTTCTCAAGCAATGGCTCAAAAAACTGGCGAAAGAAAAATTGCAATGTATTCTACACATAGCGATGAATCATATATACCGACGGATGGAACTGCTAGTATCTATGGACATGGAGGCATATATAAAGTTGATGCATCGTTAAGCAATGCTCTGTCGAAAAAGGGTATAAAAACATTTGTTGATGAGACACTTTATTTGCCACATGATGCAATGGCGTATAGGCGCTCTCGCGTTGGTGCATTAAAAATTTTAAAAAACGATAGACCTGATTTGCTGCTTGATATACACAGGGATGCTGCACCGTACCAAGATTATATACGAAAAATAGCAGGCACAAATGCGACAGGTGTTAGACTTGTTTTAGGCAGAACAAATGCAAATTTAAAAGCCAATCAAGATTTAGCTTTTCGAATAAAAGCAATAGCAGACAAGGAATATCCTAACTTGATAAAAGATATTTTTTATGGAAGCGGTGACTACAATCAAGATTTAACTCCTAATTCGTTATTATTGGAATTTGGCACAGATACGCATACAAGGCAAAGAGCAGAGGAATCAGCCAAATTTATGGCTGACGTTCTTACCAAAGCTGTATATGGTGCAGATGAAAAGAAACAAGTTGGAACCTTGACTAATACACAAAAAGGAACGACGTCACAAAACAATTCTGCAGGTTGGGGAATTTGGATTCTTATAGGTGTAGCTGTTTTTTCGATTGTAGGATTTATGTTTTTAAGTACAGGTGGACGAGAGATGATGTCAAAGATAAAAGATTATACAAAGAAAGAATTCAGCAGTTTTTTAGGAATTTTCAATCGAGATAAGAAGTAA
- the phoU gene encoding phosphate signaling complex protein PhoU, translating into MNRTHFEKELEDLHYDILKMGAMVEEAIGNSILSLINHDVELAQKVIDQDDRIDEKEVEIDDRCSRIILTQQPLAKDLRIVLTGLKINTDLERMADHAVDIAKTTIRIAHQTYIKPLIDIPRMSDIVREMVKLSLDSYVNQDTELAKTINQKDDIVDSLYKQIFRELLTYMIEDPKNIDQAAQFLFVARYLERIADHATNICEWVIYLDSGQHIDLNE; encoded by the coding sequence GTGAACAGGACACATTTTGAAAAAGAGTTGGAGGATTTGCATTACGATATCTTAAAGATGGGTGCAATGGTTGAAGAAGCTATCGGGAATTCCATATTATCTTTAATAAACCATGATGTAGAACTGGCTCAGAAGGTAATCGATCAAGATGACAGGATAGATGAAAAAGAAGTGGAAATTGACGATAGATGCTCCAGGATAATTCTGACACAGCAACCGTTGGCAAAAGATCTTAGGATTGTCCTTACAGGTCTAAAGATAAACACTGATTTGGAAAGAATGGCAGATCATGCGGTAGACATAGCAAAAACCACGATCAGGATAGCACATCAGACGTATATTAAGCCTCTTATTGATATACCAAGGATGAGCGATATCGTGAGAGAGATGGTTAAGCTGTCTCTTGACTCTTATGTAAATCAAGATACAGAATTAGCAAAGACCATCAATCAAAAAGATGATATTGTTGACAGTTTATACAAGCAGATTTTTAGAGAGCTTCTTACGTATATGATAGAAGATCCAAAAAACATCGATCAAGCTGCACAGTTTTTATTTGTGGCACGCTACTTGGAGAGAATAGCAGATCATGCGACAAATATATGTGAATGGGTAATATACCTTGATAGTGGGCAGCATATAGACCTAAATGAATAA
- a CDS encoding response regulator — translation MAHTILVIEDEAHILELLRYNLEAQGYNVVLTDNGKGGLEKCKETNPDLVLLDLMLPDIDGIDVCKKLKSDEHLKNIPIIMLTAKSEEVDKILGLELGADDYITKPFSIRELLARIKVVLRRSKNESEDNEIIKFGDITIDTEKHLVYKGNELLDLTLKEFELLKLLSKNRGKVLTRDYLLDKVWGYEYAGETRTVDVHIRHLRKKIEDDDKLPVYIETVRGIGYKLKDIGESDV, via the coding sequence TTGGCACATACAATTCTTGTTATTGAAGATGAAGCCCATATTTTAGAGTTGTTAAGGTACAATTTAGAAGCACAAGGATATAATGTTGTTTTAACAGATAATGGCAAAGGTGGCCTTGAAAAATGCAAAGAGACAAACCCCGATCTGGTTCTTTTAGATTTGATGCTTCCCGATATAGATGGCATAGATGTATGTAAAAAGTTAAAATCAGATGAACATCTTAAAAACATCCCTATAATTATGCTGACTGCAAAGAGCGAAGAAGTAGATAAGATATTAGGATTGGAACTTGGGGCAGATGACTACATTACAAAACCTTTCAGCATAAGAGAGCTGTTGGCAAGGATTAAAGTAGTGCTAAGAAGATCCAAAAATGAGTCTGAAGATAATGAGATCATCAAGTTTGGAGATATCACGATAGATACTGAAAAACATTTGGTTTATAAAGGCAATGAATTGCTTGATCTCACTTTAAAAGAGTTTGAGCTTTTAAAACTTTTATCAAAAAATCGAGGCAAAGTTTTGACTCGAGATTATTTGTTGGACAAGGTATGGGGATATGAATACGCTGGCGAAACAAGAACTGTGGATGTCCACATACGACATTTGAGAAAAAAGATAGAAGATGATGATAAACTTCCAGTATACATTGAAACAGTACGTGGGATTGGGTACAAATTAAAGGATATAGGTGAAAGTGATGTTTAA
- the pnpS gene encoding two-component system histidine kinase PnpS, translating into MFKKLYYSYFIISFLGILATSFFFIGKVSMIRLIIGILFGLIVSNFFGYRLIKGIVQPINEITDVAKEITKGNYEHRIEIKSIDEIGQLSFAINTMSDKLQETIDELYDRNAKLEAILKSLVNGVVAFDENERILLINDSARTMLGIKDNYAVGKHILDVVRNSKFHDVLEKIIKDKGYNIDNFEIDTFNKHLKIYSSPIVHQVTHKKLGFVVIINDITEIRKLEKIRSDFVANVSHELRTPLTSIRGFIETLREGAIDNIERRDRFLEIIEFEAERLTRLINDILTLSEIENLKEGFVKEDIVIDEEINEIFYIMEKTAEDKNIKLIKDLNCKDVVIKISKDRLRQMIINLVDNGIKYTPEGGYVKVTTTDMENNIVIEVEDSGIGISKENIPRLFERFYRVDKGRSRKLGGTGLGLAIVKHIVESMKGSITVESEVGKGTKFAIVLPKDQK; encoded by the coding sequence ATGTTTAAAAAACTGTACTACAGCTATTTTATCATAAGTTTTTTAGGCATCTTGGCAACATCATTTTTTTTTATTGGGAAAGTGTCAATGATAAGGCTTATAATCGGGATACTTTTTGGGCTGATTGTCAGCAATTTTTTTGGTTACAGGTTAATAAAAGGCATTGTTCAGCCTATAAATGAGATTACCGATGTTGCTAAAGAGATAACGAAAGGCAATTATGAGCACAGAATTGAGATAAAATCAATCGATGAGATTGGTCAATTATCGTTTGCCATAAATACTATGTCGGACAAGCTTCAAGAAACAATTGACGAGTTGTACGATAGAAATGCAAAGTTGGAAGCTATTTTAAAAAGTTTAGTAAATGGCGTCGTAGCTTTTGATGAAAATGAGAGAATTTTGCTTATAAACGATTCAGCTCGAACAATGCTTGGCATCAAGGACAATTATGCAGTTGGAAAACACATATTGGATGTTGTTAGAAATTCCAAATTTCACGATGTTTTGGAAAAAATCATAAAAGACAAGGGATATAATATAGATAACTTTGAGATTGACACATTTAACAAACATCTAAAAATATACTCCAGTCCAATCGTTCATCAAGTCACGCATAAAAAATTAGGGTTTGTTGTCATAATAAATGATATAACGGAAATCAGAAAGTTAGAAAAAATCAGAAGCGATTTTGTGGCAAATGTATCACATGAGTTAAGGACGCCACTTACTTCTATAAGAGGTTTTATTGAGACATTGAGGGAAGGTGCAATTGATAATATTGAGCGAAGGGATAGGTTTTTAGAGATCATCGAGTTTGAAGCTGAAAGACTTACGAGGCTAATAAATGATATTTTGACGCTTTCTGAGATAGAAAATTTGAAGGAAGGTTTTGTAAAAGAGGATATTGTAATTGATGAAGAAATCAATGAAATTTTTTACATCATGGAAAAGACTGCTGAAGATAAAAATATAAAGCTTATAAAAGATTTAAACTGCAAAGATGTTGTGATTAAGATCAGTAAGGATAGACTTAGACAGATGATCATCAATCTTGTTGACAATGGAATAAAGTATACTCCTGAAGGTGGATATGTGAAAGTCACTACAACTGATATGGAAAACAATATCGTAATAGAAGTAGAAGACAGTGGTATAGGCATATCAAAGGAGAATATACCAAGGCTCTTTGAGAGGTTTTATCGGGTTGATAAGGGAAGATCGAGAAAATTGGGCGGTACTGGACTTGGCCTTGCAATAGTAAAACACATTGTAGAATCAATGAAAGGCAGTATCACTGTTGAAAGTGAAGTCGGCAAAGGCACAAAATTTGCTATTGTTTTACCTAAAGATCAAAAATAG
- a CDS encoding DUF3189 family protein, whose protein sequence is MIKLKIVYYSYYGCFSSVIAAYIHTGYLKDKVSKDTIFSLPEMLDLDYGELKYIGFDENLHEVYVIGMKSFSDNIKKTLEGLRKIYNLEYDRLIFIDTSMYEPKYLKFIFPIRKIVLLKKISDEILYNWLIKRFDGIKNLVEEFKRHGAEEKT, encoded by the coding sequence GTGATAAAACTGAAAATAGTATACTACAGCTATTACGGATGTTTTTCATCGGTCATTGCAGCGTATATTCATACAGGATATTTAAAAGATAAAGTATCAAAAGACACTATATTTTCTTTGCCAGAAATGCTTGACTTAGACTACGGTGAACTAAAATACATAGGGTTTGATGAAAACTTACATGAGGTTTATGTCATAGGCATGAAAAGTTTTAGCGATAACATAAAAAAGACATTAGAAGGGCTTAGAAAGATTTACAATTTGGAGTATGACAGATTAATATTTATCGATACAAGCATGTATGAACCCAAATATCTTAAATTTATTTTTCCAATAAGAAAGATTGTGCTTTTAAAAAAGATTTCTGATGAAATTTTATACAATTGGTTAATTAAGCGTTTTGATGGAATTAAAAATTTAGTTGAAGAATTTAAAAGACATGGTGCTGAGGAGAAAACATGA
- the nrdR gene encoding transcriptional regulator NrdR — protein sequence MKCPFCGYLDSKVIDSRPTDDSTSIRRRRECINCGKRFTTYEKVEQVPILVIKKDLSRESYDRDKILRGMIKACEKRPVPIQKLEELTDEIERDIYNSYEKEITSAKIGEMVMEKLKNVDEVAYVRFASVYRQFKDINTFMDELKKLLNDTEEKK from the coding sequence TTGAAATGTCCTTTTTGCGGTTATTTAGATTCTAAAGTGATTGATTCTCGACCTACCGATGATTCTACTTCAATAAGAAGAAGGCGAGAATGTATAAATTGCGGCAAAAGGTTTACTACTTATGAAAAAGTCGAGCAAGTTCCTATTCTGGTAATAAAGAAAGATTTAAGCAGAGAGTCTTATGACAGGGATAAAATACTAAGAGGCATGATAAAAGCTTGTGAAAAAAGGCCTGTTCCTATTCAAAAATTAGAAGAGCTAACGGATGAAATAGAAAGAGATATTTACAATTCTTATGAAAAGGAAATCACATCTGCTAAAATTGGAGAGATGGTGATGGAAAAGCTTAAAAATGTTGACGAAGTGGCGTATGTAAGATTTGCATCTGTTTACAGACAATTTAAAGACATAAACACTTTTATGGACGAGCTAAAAAAATTGCTGAATGATACCGAGGAGAAGAAATGA
- the pstA gene encoding phosphate ABC transporter permease PstA, with protein MKSKFYDKLATIYFYVVAGVIVLFLLSLISYILYQGRSELNLHFILTPPKFMEKGGGIAPQIFNSLLLLVITLIISVPIGVGAGLYMAEYARPSKITELIRLSTETLSSLPSIVVGLFGLLIFVNMLHWGYSLMSGALALTVLNLPVMARVSEDAIKSVSSSLKEASFALGATKWQTIVKVLIPSALPGLVTGIILTSGRIFGEAAALLYTAGMSTPMLNFKVLNPLVPGSPFYPFRAAETLAVYIWKVNSEGLAPDARQIADGSAAVLLIIVLVFNILARWLGNVLYKKMTGGK; from the coding sequence ATGAAATCAAAATTTTACGATAAGCTGGCTACTATATATTTTTACGTTGTGGCAGGAGTCATAGTGCTTTTTCTTTTATCTCTTATAAGTTATATATTGTATCAAGGTAGAAGTGAATTAAATTTGCATTTTATATTGACACCTCCAAAATTCATGGAGAAAGGTGGAGGTATAGCTCCACAGATTTTTAATTCACTGTTGCTTTTAGTGATAACGCTTATTATTTCAGTTCCGATTGGAGTTGGTGCAGGACTTTACATGGCAGAGTATGCAAGACCCAGCAAAATAACTGAGTTAATTAGATTGTCAACAGAAACGTTGTCGTCATTGCCATCGATTGTGGTAGGATTATTTGGCCTTTTAATTTTTGTGAATATGCTTCATTGGGGGTATTCCTTGATGTCAGGTGCATTGGCCCTTACTGTATTAAATTTGCCTGTTATGGCGAGAGTCAGTGAGGATGCCATAAAAAGTGTTTCATCTTCATTAAAAGAGGCAAGTTTTGCATTAGGCGCTACTAAGTGGCAAACGATAGTAAAAGTGCTTATTCCATCTGCTTTGCCAGGACTTGTGACAGGCATAATACTTACTTCTGGTAGGATTTTTGGAGAAGCTGCTGCACTTTTATACACGGCTGGTATGAGTACACCTATGCTTAATTTTAAAGTTTTAAACCCTTTAGTGCCAGGTTCTCCATTTTATCCATTTAGAGCCGCCGAAACTTTGGCTGTATATATTTGGAAAGTTAATAGTGAAGGGCTTGCACCAGATGCCAGGCAAATTGCTGATGGTTCAGCGGCAGTTCTTCTCATAATAGTGTTGGTGTTTAACATTTTAGCTCGTTGGCTTGGTAATGTTTTATATAAAAAGATGACAGGCGGAAAGTAA
- a CDS encoding DUF3189 family protein — translation MIIAYVCYGSAHSSIVAAAIHVGFLPNDRIPAFEEFLSLPHYDMTEGNQIGIPFYMGVDEFNNDVYAIGAKSGRKIMMKAVKSFLRESGIHEEEIMLIDTLPAIGLMTKFGGMTSRRFKMISIGRPFTVYGIIKKYKNFLDIVNSVKFRLKELD, via the coding sequence ATGATTATAGCTTATGTTTGTTATGGAAGTGCTCATTCATCAATTGTGGCGGCAGCGATTCACGTTGGATTTCTTCCTAATGATAGGATTCCGGCTTTTGAAGAATTCCTGTCTTTACCTCATTATGATATGACAGAAGGTAATCAGATAGGTATTCCATTTTACATGGGTGTTGATGAATTTAACAATGATGTGTACGCAATTGGAGCCAAAAGCGGGAGAAAGATCATGATGAAGGCCGTAAAAAGCTTTTTAAGGGAATCTGGAATACATGAAGAAGAAATAATGCTTATTGATACATTGCCAGCTATTGGACTTATGACGAAGTTTGGTGGCATGACATCCAGAAGATTTAAAATGATATCTATTGGCAGACCTTTTACTGTCTATGGAATAATAAAAAAGTACAAAAACTTTTTAGACATAGTAAATAGTGTGAAGTTCAGATTAAAAGAGCTTGACTAA
- a CDS encoding phosphate ABC transporter substrate-binding protein — MSKSKIAKVLLSVLMVLSVFLFSACGPNTNNSGSSNQSNSSQTSSQDISGTATAVGSTALQPLVEQAATLFNQKYPNATINVQGGGSGTGLTQVAQGAADIGDSDIYAEEKSGIDTKSLVDHKVAVVGFAVIVNKDVTVDNLTQQQLVDIFTGKIKNWKEVGGQDEPIVVVNRPTSSGTRATFKKIVLGGKDEVQGEALTEDSNGTVKKTVAEKKGAISYVGFAYVDDTVKTLKYNGVAPTKENVINGTYPIASYEHMYTKGEPKGVVKAFLDFMMSDEVQKGPAEKLGFININDMKVTLK, encoded by the coding sequence ATGTCAAAGAGCAAAATAGCAAAAGTTTTGTTGTCTGTATTGATGGTTTTAAGCGTGTTTTTGTTTTCTGCATGTGGTCCAAATACTAATAATTCTGGATCATCTAATCAATCTAATAGCAGTCAAACCAGCAGTCAAGATATTTCTGGCACTGCAACAGCAGTCGGTTCTACTGCTTTACAGCCTTTAGTAGAGCAAGCAGCAACATTATTCAATCAAAAATATCCTAATGCCACTATTAATGTACAAGGCGGTGGAAGTGGTACTGGTTTGACACAGGTAGCGCAAGGTGCAGCGGACATAGGTGATTCAGACATATATGCAGAAGAAAAATCAGGTATTGATACAAAATCATTAGTAGACCACAAAGTAGCGGTTGTAGGTTTCGCGGTTATTGTTAATAAGGATGTCACGGTAGATAATCTGACGCAGCAGCAATTGGTTGATATCTTTACAGGTAAGATAAAGAATTGGAAAGAAGTTGGAGGACAGGACGAACCTATTGTTGTAGTAAATAGACCTACAAGTTCAGGCACAAGAGCTACCTTTAAAAAGATAGTATTAGGTGGAAAAGATGAAGTTCAGGGGGAAGCATTGACAGAAGATTCAAATGGAACGGTGAAGAAGACAGTCGCTGAAAAGAAAGGTGCAATAAGCTATGTTGGTTTTGCTTACGTAGATGACACTGTGAAGACGCTGAAATACAATGGTGTCGCACCAACAAAAGAAAATGTCATAAATGGCACCTATCCAATAGCATCATATGAGCACATGTATACAAAAGGCGAACCTAAAGGTGTTGTGAAGGCATTCTTAGACTTTATGATGTCTGACGAAGTACAGAAAGGACCTGCAGAGAAGCTTGGCTTTATAAACATAAATGACATGAAAGTAACTTTAAAGTAA